One Leclercia pneumoniae genomic region harbors:
- the leuD gene encoding 3-isopropylmalate dehydratase small subunit: MAEKFTQHTGLVVPLDAANVDTDAIIPKQFLQKVTRTGFGAHLFNDWRFLDDKGEVPNPEFVLNFPEFKGASILLARENFGCGSSREHAPWALTDYGFKVVIAPSFADIFYGNSFNNQLLPVTLSDAQVDEMFALVKAQPGITFEVDLEAQVVKAGEKSYSFKIDDFRRHCMLNGLDSIGLTLQHEEAISAYENKQPAFMS; encoded by the coding sequence ATGGCAGAGAAATTTACCCAGCATACGGGCCTGGTTGTCCCTCTGGACGCGGCCAACGTCGACACCGACGCCATCATTCCAAAGCAGTTTTTACAGAAGGTGACCCGCACCGGCTTTGGCGCGCACCTGTTTAACGACTGGCGTTTCCTCGATGACAAAGGCGAAGTGCCGAACCCGGAATTTGTGCTGAACTTTCCGGAGTTCAAAGGGGCTTCCATCCTGTTGGCTCGTGAAAACTTTGGCTGCGGCTCCTCACGTGAGCACGCGCCATGGGCATTGACCGATTACGGTTTCAAAGTGGTTATTGCCCCCAGCTTCGCCGACATCTTTTATGGCAACAGCTTTAACAACCAGCTGTTGCCGGTGACCCTGAGCGATGCGCAGGTAGACGAGATGTTTGCACTGGTGAAAGCGCAGCCGGGGATCACCTTTGAGGTGGACCTGGAAGCTCAGGTGGTGAAGGCGGGCGAAAAATCTTACAGCTTTAAGATTGATGATTTCCGCCGCCACTGCATGCTCAATGGCCTGGACAGCATCGGCCTGACGTTACAGCATGAAGAGGCAATCTCCGCCTACGAGAACAAACAGCCTGCGTTTATGAGCTAA
- the leuC gene encoding 3-isopropylmalate dehydratase large subunit codes for MAKTLYEKIYDAHVVYEAQNETPLLYIDRHLVHEVTSPQAFDGLRAHHRPVRQPGKTFATMDHNVSTQTKDINASGEMARIQMQELIKNCNEFGVELYDLNHPYQGIVHVMGPEQGITLPGMTIVCGDSHTATHGAFGALAFGIGTSEVEHVLATQTLKQGRAKTMKIEVKGQAAPGITAKDIVLAIIGKTGSAGGTGHVVEFCGDAIQALSMEGRMTLCNMAIEMGAKAGLVAPDQTTFDYVKGRLHAPKGQHYDEAVAYWKTLKTDDGATFDTVVTLQAEEIAPQVTWGTNPGQVISVNDAVPDPTSFADPVERASAEKALAYMGLQPGVPLTEVTIDKVFIGSCTNSRIEDLRAAAEIAKGRKVAPGVQALVVPGSGPVKAQAEEEGLDKIFIDAGFEWRLPGCSMCLAMNNDRLNPGERCASTSNRNFEGRQGRGGRTHLVSPAMAAAAAVTGHFADIRNLK; via the coding sequence ATGGCGAAGACGTTGTACGAAAAAATTTATGATGCTCACGTGGTTTACGAAGCGCAGAACGAAACCCCGCTGCTCTATATCGATCGCCATCTGGTACATGAAGTGACCTCACCGCAGGCGTTTGACGGCCTGCGTGCTCATCATCGTCCAGTGCGCCAGCCGGGTAAAACCTTCGCGACCATGGATCATAACGTTTCCACCCAGACGAAAGACATCAACGCGTCCGGTGAGATGGCGCGGATTCAGATGCAGGAGCTGATCAAAAACTGCAACGAGTTTGGCGTAGAGCTCTATGATCTGAACCACCCTTACCAGGGTATCGTGCACGTGATGGGCCCTGAACAGGGTATCACCCTGCCGGGCATGACCATAGTCTGCGGCGATTCCCACACCGCCACCCACGGCGCATTTGGCGCGTTAGCATTCGGTATCGGCACCTCTGAAGTCGAACATGTTCTGGCGACCCAGACCCTGAAGCAAGGACGCGCGAAGACCATGAAGATTGAGGTAAAAGGTCAGGCTGCCCCTGGTATTACCGCAAAAGATATTGTCCTTGCGATCATCGGTAAAACCGGCAGCGCTGGCGGCACCGGTCACGTGGTAGAGTTCTGCGGCGATGCCATCCAGGCGTTGAGCATGGAAGGACGTATGACCCTGTGCAACATGGCTATCGAAATGGGTGCCAAAGCGGGCCTGGTCGCGCCGGACCAAACCACCTTTGACTATGTGAAAGGGCGTCTGCATGCGCCAAAAGGCCAGCATTATGACGAGGCGGTTGCCTACTGGAAGACGCTGAAGACTGATGACGGCGCCACCTTCGATACCGTGGTAACTCTGCAGGCCGAAGAGATCGCGCCGCAGGTCACCTGGGGGACTAACCCGGGGCAAGTTATCTCCGTGAACGACGCGGTTCCGGATCCCACCTCCTTTGCCGATCCGGTTGAACGCGCTAGCGCCGAGAAAGCGCTGGCCTATATGGGCTTACAGCCGGGCGTACCCTTAACTGAGGTGACGATCGATAAGGTGTTTATCGGCTCCTGCACCAACTCGCGCATCGAAGATTTACGCGCCGCGGCAGAGATCGCCAAAGGCCGCAAAGTGGCACCGGGCGTTCAGGCGCTGGTCGTCCCTGGCTCTGGCCCGGTGAAAGCGCAGGCGGAGGAAGAGGGTCTGGATAAGATCTTTATCGACGCCGGCTTTGAATGGCGTCTGCCTGGCTGCTCTATGTGTCTCGCCATGAACAACGACCGTCTTAACCCAGGTGAACGCTGCGCCTCTACCAGCAACCGTAATTTCGAAGGCCGTCAGGGTCGCGGTGGACGCACGCACCTGGTCAGCCCGGCCATGGCAGCGGCCGCCGCCGTTACCGGCCATTTCGCCGACATCCGCAACCTGAAATAA